The following are encoded in a window of Massilia sp. R2A-15 genomic DNA:
- a CDS encoding PolC-type DNA polymerase III, which translates to MSVFDRPIVMLDFETTGLSPAMGDRITEVAALRIVGGRVTERYVSLINCNARIPSFITSLTGISQEMVDNAPPVCRVVPELLDFIGSDTLSAHNASFDEKFLKAEAERLDLAPAHQALVCSLKLSRRLFPGLPSYKLGALSRQLGIQFRSAAHRAEADAEVSAELLNHIARHLGKSVGVPQVESALLVSVNKLAAAKVPAFLDKYAQAKKTTPAD; encoded by the coding sequence ATGAGCGTGTTCGACCGTCCAATCGTCATGCTCGACTTCGAGACCACCGGCCTGTCGCCGGCCATGGGCGACCGCATCACCGAAGTGGCGGCGCTGCGCATCGTCGGCGGGCGCGTCACCGAGCGCTATGTCTCGCTGATCAATTGCAATGCGCGCATTCCGTCCTTCATCACGTCGCTCACCGGCATCAGCCAGGAGATGGTGGACAACGCACCGCCGGTGTGCCGGGTGGTGCCCGAGCTGCTCGACTTCATCGGCAGCGACACCTTGTCGGCCCACAATGCCAGCTTCGACGAGAAATTCCTGAAGGCGGAGGCCGAGCGCCTCGACCTGGCGCCGGCCCACCAGGCGCTGGTGTGCTCGCTGAAGCTGTCGCGCCGCCTGTTCCCGGGCTTGCCCAGCTACAAGCTCGGGGCCCTGTCGCGCCAGCTGGGCATCCAGTTCCGCAGCGCGGCCCACCGCGCCGAGGCCGATGCCGAGGTCAGCGCCGAACTGCTGAACCACATCGCGCGCCACCTCGGCAAGTCGGTCGGCGTGCCGCAGGTCGAGTCGGCGCTGCTGGTGTCGGTCAACAAACTCGCCGCCGCGAAAGTGCCGGCCTTCCTCGATAAATACGCGCAAGCAAAAAAAACGACACCAGCGGACTGA
- a CDS encoding TonB-dependent receptor, with amino-acid sequence MLKTTVLGAALAAALASPLAASAADDKELAAIRAQIKEMKESYEARLQALEQRLQDAQAAAAQAQNAALAAQTPAPAPAPVAAAPAAPAAANAFNPNISLVLGGTYANLSQDPEKYRLQGFVPPVGEVGPGKRGFNLGESELTFAANIDPMFSGQLTFALSGEDTVGVEEAFVQTRAIANGINLKAGRFLSSIGYLNSQHAHTWDFVDAPLAYQAFLGGQYKPDGLQAKWLAPTDTLVEIGAELGNGGSFPGNARNKNGAGAGALYAHVGDDIGDSASWRAGLSLLRTGAANREFDNMGEAAAFSGSSRMVVADAIYKWAPNGNPTQRNLKLQGEYFRRKESGELAAASAVSGYDSTQSGWYLQGVFQFIPNWRAGLRYDRLDSGTPAPGTAASFPLLSAYSPKRTSAMVDYSPSEFSRLRLQLARDQSRPGVTDNQIFLQYIMSLGTHAAHSF; translated from the coding sequence ATGTTGAAGACCACCGTACTCGGTGCGGCGCTGGCTGCCGCACTGGCGTCGCCACTGGCCGCATCGGCCGCCGACGACAAGGAACTGGCCGCCATCCGCGCCCAGATCAAGGAAATGAAGGAATCGTACGAGGCGCGCCTGCAGGCTCTCGAACAACGCCTGCAGGACGCGCAGGCCGCCGCGGCCCAGGCGCAGAATGCGGCGCTGGCGGCGCAAACCCCGGCGCCGGCCCCGGCGCCCGTCGCAGCCGCCCCGGCCGCCCCGGCCGCCGCCAATGCGTTCAATCCGAACATCTCGCTGGTGCTCGGCGGCACCTACGCCAACCTGTCGCAGGATCCCGAGAAGTATCGCCTGCAGGGCTTTGTGCCGCCGGTGGGCGAAGTTGGCCCCGGCAAGCGCGGCTTCAACCTGGGCGAATCGGAACTGACCTTCGCCGCCAATATCGACCCGATGTTCTCCGGCCAGCTGACCTTCGCCTTGTCGGGCGAGGACACGGTCGGCGTCGAGGAGGCCTTTGTCCAGACCCGCGCGATCGCCAACGGCATCAACCTGAAGGCGGGCCGTTTCCTGTCCTCGATCGGCTACCTGAACAGCCAGCACGCCCACACCTGGGACTTCGTCGATGCGCCGCTGGCCTACCAGGCCTTCCTCGGCGGCCAGTACAAGCCCGACGGACTGCAGGCCAAGTGGCTGGCGCCGACCGACACCCTGGTCGAAATCGGCGCCGAACTGGGCAATGGCGGCAGCTTCCCCGGCAATGCGCGCAACAAGAACGGCGCCGGCGCGGGCGCGCTGTACGCCCACGTGGGCGACGACATCGGCGACTCGGCCAGCTGGCGCGCCGGCCTGTCGCTGCTGCGCACCGGTGCGGCCAACCGCGAATTCGACAACATGGGCGAGGCCGCCGCGTTCTCGGGCAGTTCGCGCATGGTCGTCGCCGACGCCATCTACAAATGGGCGCCGAACGGCAACCCGACCCAGCGCAACCTCAAGCTGCAGGGCGAATACTTCCGCCGCAAGGAATCCGGCGAGCTGGCGGCGGCCTCCGCCGTGAGCGGCTACGACAGCACGCAGTCGGGCTGGTACCTGCAGGGCGTGTTCCAGTTCATCCCGAACTGGCGCGCGGGCCTGCGCTACGACCGCCTAGATTCCGGCACGCCGGCGCCGGGCACGGCTGCCAGCTTCCCCCTGCTGTCGGCCTATTCGCCCAAGCGCACCAGCGCGATGGTCGACTACAGCCCCTCGGAATTTTCACGCCTGCGCCTGCAACTGGCGCGCGACCAGTCCCGTCCCGGCGTGACCGACAACCAGATCTTCCTGCAATACATCATGAGCCTGGGCACGCACGCGGCCCACTCGTTCTAA
- a CDS encoding metal ABC transporter solute-binding protein, Zn/Mn family, with the protein MKHNHKLLSALLLGAASLFSVSAHAALNVLACEPEWEALTKEIGGDKVKVSSATNGLQDPHRIEARPGLIARTRNADLLVCTGLELEVGWLPVLVQQSGNAKIAAGQPGHFEAGSFVPRLDVPNKLDRSEGDVHAAGNPHIQQNPHNIALVAAALSKRLAELDPADAAYFQSRQADFSARWNAAMLKWEKQAAPLRGIAVVEHHKNMEYLMNWLGMRQVGTLEAKPGVEPSAAHLGELLAQLQRQPAKMVIRAGYQDARASQWLAEHAKIPAVLLPFTVGGDAKATDLFSLFDVTVQRLVEANK; encoded by the coding sequence ATGAAACACAATCACAAACTGCTGTCCGCGCTGCTGCTGGGCGCCGCTTCGCTGTTCTCGGTGTCGGCCCACGCCGCCCTCAACGTGCTGGCCTGCGAGCCTGAATGGGAAGCGCTGACGAAGGAAATCGGCGGCGACAAGGTCAAGGTATCGAGCGCCACCAACGGCCTGCAGGATCCGCACCGTATCGAGGCGCGTCCCGGCCTGATCGCGCGCACCCGCAACGCCGACCTGCTCGTGTGCACCGGCCTGGAACTGGAAGTGGGCTGGCTGCCGGTGCTGGTGCAGCAATCGGGCAACGCCAAGATCGCCGCCGGCCAGCCGGGCCATTTCGAGGCCGGTTCGTTCGTGCCGCGCCTCGACGTGCCGAACAAGCTCGATCGCAGCGAGGGCGATGTGCATGCCGCCGGCAATCCGCACATCCAGCAAAATCCGCACAACATCGCGCTGGTCGCCGCCGCGCTGTCCAAGCGCCTGGCCGAACTCGATCCGGCCGACGCCGCGTACTTCCAGTCGCGCCAGGCCGATTTCTCGGCGCGCTGGAACGCCGCCATGCTCAAGTGGGAGAAGCAGGCTGCGCCGCTGCGCGGGATTGCCGTGGTCGAACACCACAAGAACATGGAATACCTGATGAACTGGCTGGGCATGCGCCAGGTCGGCACGCTCGAGGCCAAGCCGGGCGTCGAGCCGAGCGCGGCGCACCTGGGCGAATTGCTGGCCCAGTTGCAGCGCCAGCCGGCCAAGATGGTGATCCGCGCCGGCTACCAGGACGCGCGCGCCTCGCAGTGGCTGGCCGAGCACGCCAAGATTCCGGCGGTGCTGCTGCCGTTCACCGTTGGTGGCGACGCGAAGGCGACCGACCTGTTCAGCCTGTTCGACGTCACGGTCCAGCGCCTGGTGGAAGCGAATAAATGA
- a CDS encoding metal ABC transporter permease: protein MNLESFDLMIVLPAFLAGLLVLATHIPLGAQVLKRGIVFIDLAIAQIAALGVIVAGSGDLDPHGWAVQVAAGVAAVLGALLLTWTEKRWPEVQEAQIGVMFILAASAGLLLVAHNPHGGEHLQDLLAGQILWVGYGQLLMPALGAAIILAILYVFHARLARLGFYLVFALAVTASVQLVGVYLVFASLIVPSLAVRHYPENRKLAFAYLTGVGGYASGLILSVLLDLPSGALIVWCLALLAMLMYALGPKPADSAA from the coding sequence ATGAACCTGGAATCCTTCGACCTGATGATCGTGCTGCCGGCCTTCCTGGCCGGCCTGCTGGTGCTCGCCACCCATATCCCGCTGGGCGCCCAGGTGCTCAAGCGCGGCATCGTGTTCATCGACCTGGCCATTGCCCAGATCGCCGCGCTCGGCGTGATCGTCGCCGGTTCGGGCGACCTCGACCCGCACGGCTGGGCGGTGCAGGTGGCGGCCGGCGTCGCCGCCGTGCTGGGCGCCTTGCTGCTGACCTGGACCGAGAAGCGCTGGCCGGAGGTGCAGGAAGCGCAGATCGGCGTGATGTTCATCCTGGCCGCCAGCGCCGGCCTGCTGCTGGTGGCGCACAACCCGCATGGCGGCGAGCATCTGCAGGACTTGCTCGCCGGCCAGATTCTGTGGGTCGGCTACGGCCAGTTGTTGATGCCGGCGCTGGGTGCCGCGATCATCCTGGCGATCCTGTACGTGTTCCACGCGCGCCTGGCGCGGCTGGGCTTTTACCTGGTGTTCGCGCTGGCGGTGACGGCATCGGTCCAGCTGGTCGGCGTCTACCTGGTGTTCGCCAGCCTGATCGTACCGAGTCTGGCGGTTCGCCACTATCCGGAAAATCGCAAGCTGGCGTTTGCCTACCTGACCGGCGTCGGCGGCTACGCCAGCGGGCTGATCCTGTCGGTGCTTCTGGACCTGCCGTCCGGCGCGCTGATCGTCTGGTGCCTGGCGCTGCTGGCCATGCTGATGTACGCCTTGGGACCGAAACCGGCGGATTCCGCCGCCTGA